The nucleotide window taagtagtAAGTGACATGCAATACCTAAGTGTaaggaaaaaaggaagataCAGAACAATACAAATCGAATAAacactaatatatacagtgtaaagtaAAATCCctcttattgtaagtcgctttggataaaagcgtcagctaaatataatgtaatgtaaaatatgtgcaGTATGAGAATATgcacagtgaatggattgcacatgaacccTTGTGTTGCACAGTCAGAATGAATACAGCACAGTAAGGAGGGTTAGAGCAGAGTTAAGTGCAGCCCACATTAATTGCGTGTAGTTGtactgggagcagagcaggTCGTTCGGTCTaacagctgcaggaaggaagGACCTTAGacacctctccttcagacactggACCAGTCTGTctctgcccagtgctgtgatggtgtcctgcagcgGGTGGGACTGGTTGACCATCAGAGAAGACAGCAtcgccatcctcctcctctgtcccaccacctccactgggcCATGTTCTCTGTAACAGGAGGACTTCAACACTTGTGGAGGATCATGTGAATTCACCCGCCACCGGAAGCGTTGGAAGCTGTGGGCGGGGACAGACACCGGtgctctcctctgattggttatCAGGGCTGCCTGGCAATAATTGTACTACCGGTTCTCGGTGTTTTGCAGCCGAACCGTGAACACTACGCAGTGAGGAGCAGGTAGCGATGGCGGCTCAGTAACACGTGCTGTGGGGTTGAAGCTGGACACTGGTGCGCGGACGGAACTGTTAATCATGGCGAAGAGACGCGCGGAGgagtcgctgctgctgctgcacgaaTTTCCCTCCAAAACGCTCCCCCGCTCCCTCCTCAGTGTTGACCTGCAGCTGGAGGCAGACCCCCCGGCAGCCCGGCCTGTGAGCCGGAGTCCCCCGGCCCTGCTGGCCGTGGTGGGCGGCCGCTGCAGGAAGAGGCCGCACTCCTCCGGGGAGCCGGAGCAGAAACCAGAAGAACCAGGGGTTTGCACCAGGGAGCATGCGGCTGATGTTGTGACGGTGCAGACTCCTGGAGGTGTCCCGGAGCGTCACGGCAGCGGTTCACCCGCAAATCACAAGAAACGACCCCGAGAAGACTGTGGGACTTCTCGTCCTGGAGCTCTTCATGAAGTAAGTTTCCAACAGTGTCGAAGAATCTGCACATTTCTGTGTGCAGCCCAGAGAAAGTGATGTGGTGTGGTGGCACTAACTGCCCACTAGGTGTCACCCGTTACCCAGGGTATAACTAGTTATTGTCCTCGTTCAGGCCATAGACTGTAGGTTAGGACTGGGTATTgaaatcaataattatcacaaaataatcaatagcaatataactaAGGTTCAATGTACTGCTGATGTATTGTACAAGCCCAGTGTGGAGGTATAATCAATCagtcagactttatttatttagcactttATATACAAACAACCTTCCCCCCcaaaacactctcacacacacacatacaaagcaAGGTCTTGATAGAGaactaagaaataaaagaaataaaaacagcaactgTTGCGTTCGTGTTAAAGATGATATCAAATGTGACACAGTAAAACTATGCAGATTCATAGTTTTCATATATTCACAACATCAATGAAAATCAACTCCAACTTTAAAACAGCTTATCCTTAGAAAAGCTGAAAGATCTCATTTACattttcgggggggggggacaactGATGATCAATGCAAATAAGTAGGTCAAATTATTGGCTCTATTGAATAATAGATTTCAAATGTTGAAATCACATTCTCACCTATCTCTctgccacactcacacacatacacatacacatacaaagcAATGGCTTGATAGagcacaaagaaataaaaaacacagaggaaacacttttGCAAGTGCCCATAGGCAACTAGACCTGCCTCCCCAGCAGGAGGTCCCAGGCATTTAACCTCTGTGGCTCTGAACCTAAGTCACTACTCACTAATCAGCTAGAATCAAAGTTCTCTGctgataaaactgaatttaatcaGTCTTTaatcttaaaacaaaaataattacgTGACTTTTATCCTGATAGGTATAGATATGGACTGATATGaccatttttatcttgatatcatttttgcCCATATTCTCCAGCCCTAGCCCCAGCTATCTTTTAAAAAAGCTCACCCAGTGGAGTCTATATTGTCTGGATTTAGTTTATCTCACATGTCCTATGTCAGTCTTAAATGTTTCTCTTATCTCCTATGGACATGTCTCAATCCTTCTCGCTTCCTATTCGCTCTTAGGTTGCAGCTGGAGACTCAGACACTGGAGACTCAGACACTGAAGACTGCGCTTTCAACACCTTCTGGTTCTGGAGGTCCCCCCTACCTAAACTCGACCTCACACTGCTGGAATATGACCACAGCCATCCCCAAACagagcagaggtcaaaggtcaaagaccGTTCCTCTGATGCCATGGAGACGTGAGGTGGCTAACATCAGCAGGCCAACATGATGATGGAAACATGATGCTCTCCAGTAGGTTGCCCGAATTGCATCCAGGTGAGATGCGACAACTTGACTGTCCAATGAGCCCTGTCTGACTGATACGTGGGCTGTAGAAAGTGAGAGAATCCAGAGAGCGCAAACCTCCcccaaggctgattggccactttacCAACTGTTCATATGTATTCGCTCtctacacatttttttttaataaacatctCTACATTATTCCTTGAGAAATTCATAAAATGTTGAgaaatatctcacaatgttagagaaagtaaaaaaattaaatcctggatccaccaccTTAATAAAGTCCGCTCCAAACATGTATGATTTTCTTTGGTCAATACTCCACCCTttccaagtttcaataaaatcgaTTCATTCCTTTTTCATAATCTTGCTAAATGAAAACCTCTTTTCTTTGGTGGAGGCAGCAGTGATTCATTCTCATCCATCATTCAATTATATGTGTGAGCAGGGACGGGAGCCTTTTTGTTCCATGCTGAATCCTGACCTGACGAACCTGCAGCAGTATTTTATGCACATGTTCGAATAGTTCTTAAAGCAGTTTGTTGTAACTATTATGTGACTGTAGTGTAGACTGTTGTATACTGTTGTAGATGTTGTGGGAAATCTTCATTTTGAATTCGCCTCACAGAGGGCGTTAACGTGTGCTGTAttagcagtttttttttacatgttactTGTACATCTTATTGACAATCAGTCCTGATTGTCACTGTCAGCTGTGTTTTTGGCAATAAATGCAGTTTTCTATACATGTGtggtttcatgtttatttacttgAAATGTTACTTTCATCAGTTTGTCCGCCAGGGGCCAAAAGCTTTGGATAAACAGTCAGGTGTCTCTGATTGAAATATATCCTTATAAGAAGCTACAAAATCTTAAGTTAATATGGTAGAAGATAACACATGTTGCACAGTACAGTAGATCACAATattgataatgtatttgtatagcacttttcaaagttacaaagtgctttacaagatTTTAACATGATAAGAACATATGGAGTCaagcaaataaaacagaatacaTGAAATGACAATGAAGATGAATGCTAAATAATGAACAAATATGACATGCTTGCAATAAGACGTTAATAAAAGGCTTTTGTAAAAAGATATGTCCAGAGAAGTGATATGAAAGATGTCAGATTCTGCGAGTCTCAGATCGTCTGGCAGAGGCGAGGGGCCCTGACCACAAAAGCCAATTTAACAAAGCATGCACAGGTAAACCATTGAACAGTAACACATAGCATTCTGCTGTAGTTAATAGGAAAGCAGAAAATATTGATTAGCATTCATGTTAGTTTGCATTGCAAgtgtaattgtgttttgtaGAAGAAAAAGATCACTCCACTAACCTGACAGAGCTTGTGCCCCTGATGTGGTCCAGCTGTTCATACAGAGGAGTCAATGCCTTAACAAGCCTTTAGCTGTGGTTGAATATAACAAGTTACTTCGTttctgtacttaagtacatttttcatatatCTGTATATTAAGTGGATTTATTtccaggtacttttcacttttatttttctacacatATATCTAGCTAATATCTGTACTTTGTGCTCCACTACATTTTACAATGCATACTGGATTGGAAAGAGGCCAGCGCCAAGATGATCATTAATTAATATCCTAATAGAAAGTTTTTTCAGTAGCATcatacggaagcgtattgcattcacttgaacgtagtcgtttaaaaaaaaaaggaaaaaaaagtttttctgagataatcATCTCCGGAAATTCCCGAGATAATTATCACCAGAACTTTTTTTCAAGTGAAagcaatacgcttccgtagcATCATCTTCATTCTTAAATAATAGGACCCAGTCTGTATTAttgtataaaagaaaacacacagaagctaCAGGTAATGACGTAGTAGGAGAATAGGTGACACTGAAATACTTCTAAATACTTATTAAATGAAGTAGAAAAGGTGACATGGtactttacttttattaaagTACTTGAGtacctcctccaccactggtCTTGTGGGTGTAGCTGCTGAACTAAAGGTTGGATGAGTGAATGTAAAGTGTTCAAACAGCAGAGAGTGTTGCATGAgttgtgaggaggaggaggtggtggtggtggtgaactCCTCCAGGCGTCTGGTTGGAAACACTCTCCCTGCACTTTGGACCAGAGGCTGATAAAGGAGCAGAGCTCGTCAGAGGAGTAAAGATGAGGAGGTGGGATCCGACTCAAGATCTCTGTCAACTCACCTCATGTTAAACGTGTTGAACTCCAGTGTGCAGCCATGGTAAGTTATTTACCACATGTATATGTAGTGGACAGGCAGAGTGTGTAGTGAAGCTCGGCTATTAGTGAAAGGTCAAGCTATTAGGTCACTTATTAGCTGTCGTTAGCTAATAGCCAATGTT belongs to Hippoglossus stenolepis isolate QCI-W04-F060 chromosome 9, HSTE1.2, whole genome shotgun sequence and includes:
- the wu:fa19b12 gene encoding uncharacterized protein C9orf40 homolog, with translation MAKRRAEESLLLLHEFPSKTLPRSLLSVDLQLEADPPAARPVSRSPPALLAVVGGRCRKRPHSSGEPEQKPEEPGVCTREHAADVVTVQTPGGVPERHGSGSPANHKKRPREDCGTSRPGALHEVAAGDSDTGDSDTEDCAFNTFWFWRSPLPKLDLTLLEYDHSHPQTEQRSKVKDRSSDAMET